In the Terriglobales bacterium genome, ATCCCAAAGAAAAGGGAAGTCCGCGGAGTAGTTGAAGACCGGCTCCTTGAACACGAAGCTGTTGGCGATGCGAACGATGCGGCCATTGTAGAGGTCGCCGTTCACCCACTGTCCGCACTCCATGAGCGTGGTGCGCAGCACGCCGATATCGATGACATCTCCGCGGATGCCGCCCAGTTGCACGCGGTCACCCGGCCGGTAAAAGCCGCCGAAGGAAAGCGCTACCCAACCAGCTATGCTGGCGATCACCTCCTGGAGAGCGAAGGCAATGCCGGCGCCTGCCACGCCGAAGGCCACGGTCAACTGGCCGAAGCGTTCGCTGAAGATTCCCGTCAGCAGCAGAATTCCGGCCGCATAGCCCAGGAACGAGATGAACTTGCGGGCGCGGTAACGCGTTTCCGACTCCTGCACGTAACGGGACACGGACCGCTGCAGAAACCGCACCACCGCATACACAAGCGCGATTCCCACCAGAGCCGAAACGAGCTTTCCCACGGTGGGGTCATACATCCATTTGCGAACCAACTCCTCCATATTTCCTCCTGCTTCGCTGGCTCTATTCCTCTAACGGCCTGCTGCCCAGGCAGACGGCAGACACCTAAATCGCGGCTTCCGCGTGTTTGATCGCCTCACGCAAGTGTTCGATCGCCCAGCCGATTTCCC is a window encoding:
- a CDS encoding mechanosensitive ion channel domain-containing protein; this translates as MEELVRKWMYDPTVGKLVSALVGIALVYAVVRFLQRSVSRYVQESETRYRARKFISFLGYAAGILLLTGIFSERFGQLTVAFGVAGAGIAFALQEVIASIAGWVALSFGGFYRPGDRVQLGGIRGDVIDIGVLRTTLMECGQWVNGDLYNGRIVRIANSFVFKEPVFNYSADFPFLWDEIKIPVRYGSDWEYARKVFAQVVDEICRDYALHSRVAWEETSKKYQLEQAGIEPMITLAANDNWIEFTARYIVDYRKRRYVRDRLFTRLLEEVDRSGNRVRLASATLELTNLPRLDVKFSAGKGSVDPQYVP